DNA sequence from the Pseudoliparis swirei isolate HS2019 ecotype Mariana Trench chromosome 6, NWPU_hadal_v1, whole genome shotgun sequence genome:
AAGCCGTAACTGGTCTAAACTAGTTTGATTCAACAGGtgaaagaagagcaacagagtggAACACTGCAGGTTTCAATGTCACTGCTCGTAAGAAGGACCACTCTTTGTCTGCAGCGAGCCGTCCCTGCATAGAAAATCATGAAGATAATGCAGTTTCCCTCTTCTGGGTACATTACTGcatggaaaaaaactattgAATGATTGTTTGAACAAAAATGCAAACAGATTATCAAACACTCCTCCGAAAACCAGCAGTGGGGAACAATTCAAAATGGAATATGAATGCTTGACTCACATTCAGAGACATGCACACGTGTTTGTCTGTGGGCTCGGCTGTTGCTCAAGCGCAGGCACTCTGAAATGTCATTTGTTTTGAAGCTGGTTACTTTGGAAACCACGGCATTGAGTTTGATGATTAACTTAAGCTTTCAGTGCTGAGAAATCACCTGTTTGAAGAATGTGGTGTTGGAAATTACCAAAAGAGatctttacctgaatgaatacAGTGCAGTGGAGCAGTGTTGATCTGACATCAAATGTGTAGGCTGCAAGTCACATTTTAGACCAAACTACAACATTCATTCTTAACCGAGAATCATGTTTAAGGTAGCATCAGGTACACTAACAGCcgctttattgtttatttgtatgtatagcCAACTCCAGTTAACCTACGTTATTGACTCGTTACATTCCTAAAAATGGAAGacatggaataaataaatgttcctttaaaaaaaaaaaaaaaatcactgttTCCACTAACGCCTCAAATCGTATTCGAAACACTTCTGCCCTCTACTGGAGAAAAGATGAACATACAGTATTACAATGTATCAAATGTAGTttctttattataaataataaagtataacacatatataaatatttatcctcaacacaattacaaaaaaaaataagattagccaaagaaaaggaaaatataaaatataagaaCAATCTGTGTGTCACTATGGTCAGTGAAATCCCTGAGAGATCCTTACAACACTGACCAACCGGAGCTTTGAACAAACGTTCTTCAATACAAAGTTATTTTGATTTGTGGTTGTTTCAAAGAAGTGCAGACAGGTCTTGAGTTCAGCTCTAACATAAGGATGGAGAGAAGGCTTCCTCATTTgtcactgaaacacacaaacaagatACACATCTGTTATTCAACTGTACCTGAATAACTTAAAACCCATAAATGACAAAGAAGTGTGTTCTTGTTTAGTTGTTCAAAATATATCTTGCTAATGAGTGCAGGTTCAGTTAAGTTCTTCGTTCACATCGCTTTATGAATGCATTTTTTGACCATCAGCCACCTGAATACACAACATCAAACTTTTCAAATTGGGAAATTCTGAGGAACATTTGAGGCTGTGACTATATTGTAGAAGGTATACAGTATCATTCAGCACACACATCAATTATTCATCAAGTCCCAAAGAGAACCAGGACTTCATTCATGGGCAAAAGggtgaacaaaagaaaagctgAGTGCGTTCAGGTGTATCAAAACATACGTATGAGATGCCAATTACAAAGACATATCttgccaatcaaaaaaaagggaGACTATATTCGAGGCCAATCTCTTCATGAGATAATAAAGCATGTTATCTATGCATGACACGAGATACTGTAATATACCTATTATACTTAATTaatacttattgtaagtcgctttggataaaagtgtctgctaaatgacatgtaatgtaatgtaatacctGTCTATTATTTATGCTGACATGCAACTGTCAAAAAAAGCCTGTTTGTCACATGATCTGATAAAGCCTATCGTGGCTGGTGaggtttattatataatataaatgatgAAAAGTAATAAGAGGAGAACTGACCTGGCCAGTCGGGCCAAAGTGCTGAAAGCCACGACTCCATCGAAGCCATATAAAACCAGCAGGACACTGCTGAGGATCACGTCTGCCCGCATCACGTATGTCTGCCACACCAGGAAGTAGACCGTCAGCAGGACGGTGGTCCCAGTCACAATGAGGTTGGTAAGAAGAAGGCCCTCATTCTCCATCAGGTGGCCCCTCACACCTGCAGACGGTGCAAGAAGGATGTCAGTTACTGTTAAATCTATTGTTTTCTGTTTAAAATAGTCGTAAACAggtaaaacacatcttttccgactatatctggattaaaacacagattagcacttcagtggcacttaaatagctcttattatggtacttttgtagttcgactatgttgaggaaatgttactttctgtattcttgttgttcttagttttgtactctaggttgaattcacttattgtaagtcgctttggataaaagcgtctgctaaatgacatgtaatgtaatgtaatgtaatttgaaAGACATGATAAATGATGATATTAATTGCATAATGGGAAATGTTGGATACAGTGTTTCAGGAGCTTGACTCATGTTAAGAATTGAAATCAGGATATGTCATACTCATCACAGGTTTTAATAGATTTGTTTTATCAACCTAGAGGCAGCTCTTGCTAGCCAAGAAAAATCAAAACCAGTGAAAAATCATCAATGTATAGCTTTAGTCAAACACTGTGTTATTGCTGCATGGTGAGGTTTTCAAGACGGTTTGCAATCTCTTCCATGTGCCTTGAATTTATCCCCCACGTTGTTTTAATATGTctaagacacacaagacaaaatCACATTGTAGTAGTTTTGATTGCTTTAAAAAGGTTGCTCTTCAATTCAGACTCAATCAGGACACATTTGAAAGCTGCTGGTAAGTCTGACTTGGGTATGTTGCTCCATGTCAGACGTTTAAGTAAACTACAAATAATTGCCAGTGGTCCTAAAGCCAATAATTAGAGGTATTAACTGGTCTGCTTATTTCGTTTTTTACTTGCAGACAAATAGACATGTTTCCCCATTGAAAGATGGTTTAAAGGTGTATTCATGAATACTTTATGCAtgtatactgtaaatattggcTGCCTGGAAGggacaaataaaatgcattcgTCAACCCTGAAACTGTGACATGTTTTTGGGAATGGATGGAAAGCAATACCATATGATAACGCAATCAAGTTTACATACACTGAAGGCAGAAACTGGCATGGTCCAGGTCTCTGTGCTGGAGAAGGCAGCATGCCCATAATGGAGGGATGCTTTTAATATGGGAATCTGTTCTCTCACCAGATAATAAATGGAGGACCTCCAGACCAGCCAGCAGGAACAGCAGACAGACGTCACAGACCAGAGCATCAGTGGGATAAGTCAACACCAAGCCTAAGAGCAACAGACACATTCACTGTTCTCTAGGGTCAAAAGATAACTCTAAACAAAATCTGGGACTGTTTAACGTGTTCAGTACTCACTCTTTCTGATGATCAGGCCAAGAGTGAACAGGAAATAGAAAACAAAGTACCATGTTGTCAGGTTCAGCAGCAGCTGGAAGGTAACAGAAGACAGCTGAGTGCGGAGTTAAGGTGTTGTTATCAGTCAGTGACACAGAGAGTCTCTTTAGGATGACACGAAAAGGATACGACACTGGCTGATCgacctagagagagagagagagagagagagagagagagagagagagagagagagagagagagagagagagagagagagagagagagagagagagagagagagagagagagagagagacacaatttTAAAAAGTTATCTCAATTTCTTTCCAGCTTTGAATTAACTGGCGTTAACTAAATGAACTAACGTAGGAGTGGTGATGCCGgttctctctttaaagtggctGTACATAATATGAACGTCTTATTTATCGCTAGCGGTTTGACGTAGCGCCAGCTAGTTAAACGCGTGTCTCTAGCAGCCATAGCAACGCGTCCTCCTACCTGCTCTGGGCGTCGCCATTTTGATTCCTCTCCTCAGCTCTTTCACTTCCGACCAGAACGATGAAACGTCTCGGCCTACTGGCCGCAAGATGTACTACAGCAACTTGGTCAAATAAGTGGGATACGTGTATGGTTCAATACTGCAGGCTGAACTGAAGTGTATAAAGTCCTGATAGTGTGTCAACTGGGCCGCATTGCTTTTTAAACATTGACGGGATCTCCTTTCTGATTGTCTGTCTGCTCCTTTAATCTAAACTACAGGGAACTATTATGTACACTACACTCTCTTTAGTTCCATGTCACTGTTACAATCCTATtcccctccagcagcagcagcagcaggccgcTGTTTTCAgtcaaaaataaatttaaaggtCTTCAACAAGTGAGTATATGTTAGCTGATGAGCATGTAGTGAGCAGCTAATGAGGCAGAAGGTTTTCTcaaaacataaagtgaatttatttattttgagtgGGGAATAAAAATGATTGCTAATGTTGCTCCACGTCTGGTGGATTCGTAAACACATCTACTAACGCGTTGGTGATAACAACTTCATCaatatgttgatgttgttttcttttcagcgaaaataaataaattgatgaATGACAACTGGAAGAGAGATCCCAAAGTAAGAggtaatgacaataataatcgCAGTTCGCTATATAGACCTTCACTGTTCAGGAAACTAATTAGTTGGAGGAATAACCCCTCCACAAAGTTCCATAGTTTTGATATATCAGTAGGTTACACAATGTGTAATGTCACTTACATATTTTTTCCAAAAGATATATTCAGCATTCTACATACAAAAACGTATTTGTTTAGGCTTAGGGGCACATTGGTTTTCATACCTGCATgtatccccccccaccctcatgCAAACCATAACCTTTAACAAACCCCCAAACTTAATCATACAGTTTAATATTTAACCTTAATTATTTAACCTGCTAGGAGGTGAGTCTCCTCAATCtgattttgttcactgcaggcTTTATACAACATGCAGAGTAGTTGGAGGGCTATATGGGGTAAGAAAAATAGAATGACAAAATGAACTGCTTTAGCATAGCCAGCTGTTTCATTGTCCCCTGTAGCCTCTATCTGTTTCTCTTTCTCGCTTGTCCTCTGAAACAATCTGCATAGTGTGGCTAAAAGAACGGAGGCGTTGTCTGGTGTGAATGCAGGAAAAgcagaggggtggagggggtgtaGGGGAGATGCTCCAGCTGTGGGGGAACAAGACAACACAACAGCATCTCACAtgtgggtgagggggggggggggggcgtcaagGCTGCGGGGGCTGCACACAGTGGCATTGTTATAAGGGGGGTGGGATGCAGCTGATAAGGTTGAGAGAAATGGATCATTCCCTCAAATCCTCCCCTCGCCTTGACACAAAACACTCCTGTTACTGTATGTTTGTTTAATATGGCATTTAAAAAGGCAGCACATATGTTTATAAAATCCCTAAAACATACTTTAGATCAAATGTTTTtgataaagtatttatttttaggACTATGAATCACTTAGTGTTAAAACTGAATACATTAGATCACGTGCCGCAAGGCTTTTTTCCAAAGTATCCTCAGGCCTGACCTAACTCTATTCTTTTTGTATGAAGTATTTTCATAAAATGTATACGACAAGTCAAGTacagtttatttttgtaatcaataaaaaaatccaTAGCCTCTATTTGAatatcatttttaaaaatccataTACAAGAAGCAAAGGGAATAGGGAGTtcaggagcaacagaggagagatGTGAATTCCAGCTGGGCGGAAATATTTGAAATATGTTTCATATACAGAATAGACTGACATAATACAATTAGATAGTGTCCCCAAAATGTATTTTACCTAattttcacattttcaaaaaaacatttaatgtcCCTGCATGCTCTTTGGAATATTTCAAATATCAAGCCATATGTTTAATACAATATaggtttagggctgcaactaacaactAACAATGCATTTAAATATGGTTAAGAAGGCTGATTATTAAAAATTGCCATCACGGACCCCGAAGTGATGCTTCAAATTGAATTCAACCTTCATGATAAAGACAAGCGGCAAACTCTCATACTTGAAATTAAACCagcatttgtgtttctctgattTTTATAATCGTTGATCATACATTTTCTTTCCAtgaccaatcaatcaatcaatcgacTAATCACTGCAGCTTTTTTTAGAGGTATTTAGTTAAGTATCAATGGCCACAAAAAATGGAAAGATACAATTGAAGATAAGTTGATATGAGCCAAAGTTATAGTGTCACAGACACACGCGCCCTAACGCGGCCTGTTTTTAGTTTGGGGATATTGGCCGCAGCCTCACATCCTCACCTGCTgggctgctctcctcctccgactcagagagagagagagagagagagagagagagagagagagagagagagagagagagagagagagagacgaaggaggaagagaagcagcAGAAGGGACTTCTGGTCAAGTTAAGCCAACTTTTACgcactttaaaaaagaacaattaTTTCAACAGACTAGTATTTTTCTTTCGGTATTTCTTCCCActtatgtgtgtctgttttcttGCCAGTTCACTATGAAGCTAGTGGTGGCTGAAATGAAGGCGCGCCTGAAGGCGATTTTTGTAACGTTGTTCTTCTTTGGATTTTTGTTGGCACCTTAATTAACGAACTCCTCCGACTGTAGTTGTAAAGTTATTGCCCGAGTTGTAGCGTCATCGGAGGCGTTTGGCTCAGTCATATCCATCCAGTGCCAAGTCGCTGAGCAGGGGAAAGACGTTCTCCTCTTGAAGTGTTGGATTTATGTCAACTCAGACAAGAAGTCGTCAGTGAGAATATAATCTGGATTCCGcgatgtttatttgaaagtttcCCCGATCCAAATTGATTTGGTTCGGACAAGGGGAGACTTGAATGGATGGATTGTTTATGTGGGACCTGCTAGGATGGACGTGGTAGATGAAACAGAAGCGTTACAGAGATTTTTTGAAGGTAGGAAtgtcttatttttttatcataTTTATTAATGCAGTTCAGTTGTAAATTTAATGTATTGATAGCAAAACGGAACATATGTGATTTGTGTTACTTTTACAACCACTTTGACTTTGTTTAAAGTCTGTTTAAGTGTCAGCTTTCATGTATGTAGTTTTTAACTTCAGTGCTTTTCTGGTGCACCACACATGGCAGGTGGTTAAcatcacaataataatactattagcCAGTGATCTTATAGGATCTGTGGCTTTTAAGTGAAAGTTTCCAAAACATAATACAATGCAATAAATACTCTGTTTTTCACTTAAACTTTTCTTCTTTGCTATTCCTCCGGGgaaaaaatgaaggaaaaaaaggaaagaaggccAGAGGTTTAACGGGTGAGAGGAGCAAAAGTGCTGCTGATGGGTAACAGATCAAGTTAAATGGGGAATCCTAAGAAAaaatgaggtggaggagggtggggttGGGGTTGGAAGGGTGTAGGAATTCAAGTCAAGATAAATGGTGTGTTGGGTGCTGTGGCACATTGTGTGCGTTAGAGACCGACATGAGCAATGGGATTTTAACCAGTGATGTAGTGTTGCTCATCATAAGGCAAACAACCATAAATAGTGCAGAAAAGCATGATGTATGTTTATCCACTTATTTAGCGTGATTAATATAAACTATGACTTGAAATTATTATACTTTTAGCCACTAAAATAGTGTTGGTTTCTTCTCTATTATATCGcaattttatatttgtgtgaCACTGTGAACTCTATATGCTCTCCCTCGTATTCCTGCTGTAAGTTTCATCTTTCTCAGGCAAGACAATTACATTTCGTCACATTTGTTTGAGGAGGTTTTTTTACTCTGATTTACGGCTTGCCACAGAATTCACTTCTTCCTAATTAGTTTTTCTTAAAGAAACTTAATGTCAAATGTTCCAGAAGTCAAGTGCACATAAAACACATACTGTGGTTCATGGATAATAAGTTATCTGAAGAGAGACTTAACACTTGATGATAGTATACACAGTGTTGACTTAAATATACACAGCCATCTATGACTGTCAGATGTTTCTTGCCACTCTGACTGGAATTTAGTGTGTTTACATTCTTGCTTTGGGAGTAAGAGCGATGTTCTTACTTTGGCTTTATTTCAGCCACTTTGCTTGGACTAAAATGTCAACTTGTCCATGATAAGTATACAGTAGATGCCGCCTTAGATGCTTCGTTTTCTATTTAACTTGCTCTTTCTCTGAACTAACCCAGTGATATCGAGCTCAATATTATATCTCTCTCAGATTTTGGACTCAGGCTTTTTGGTAAAAGACCTTGAATTTCAATTTGTGACAATATGTACAATCAATAAGCCTTCAGTTTGATATATTAGACATGTCCGTGTTCATCTTGCCCTTTAtctgaaagacacacacacacacacacacacacatcactatAATGGATTTTGGCCCTGGTAAACTGGGTTTTTATGGGATTAGTGAAATATGTATACATTCACACTAATGCACAGTGTACATTCCTGGCATAGCCCTGGTGGCTGTTAAAACACAATGAGGTGAGACTGGTGTTTCTCCTCAAGTAGTTGGCCTTCCCCAGGCGCTCGCTCTCTCTGATTCCATTAGAGTGACAGTGAGCAGAcggggtgaggaggtgagataGTGCAGACTCAGGGTGGAGAGAGACTGACCTGTTGAGAGAAACCCAGTTAAACCACAAACCTCCCCCAAAACTTGACCTTCTCCTCTCTGACTCACTTAAACAACAAACAGTCGCGCACTCACGCACAGAGCCGCAGTTGCAGATAAAAGAATCATGATGTTCattgctgttgtgttgtgttccctttattaaGTAATACCTCATCCTAAAACACTTGAATGAACAGTAGTAGTCGTACATCCTCTCAATTGAGAAACTGGAACCAACGTAAAAAATGACTCTTAACCATTGTCCAAGTAGCTGTAGTCAGAAAAATCACATTCTCACAATGATAACTCTAAAATGATGTGTACCATCTTAGTTTAATATGTTGGAATTATAACTTtttctaataaaaaaaatagtacagctgaggctgagggAACGTCATGAACGCCATTCGGTCATGAACCAACGTTTTGGACGAAGTATTGAACAGCTTCAGGATCActtaacatgtttaaattaatccTGAGGAGGGCATGCATGTTTTTTGTAATGATGATTCATAGTAACCTCCAAGATATTTATTTCATGGTGGCACGAGATGGAAACGTCAGGGAATCATCAAAGTCgaaaggattcatcctctggggaatgACAATCCAACCAAAAGTTATCAACATATTCCAAGATTTGCAGCCTGTCGTGAAAATAGAGTACGTTTTGACTCTACTGTGTCTTCATCAGATTCACAGTGGACAAAGACAGCAAAGGCATATATAGTCAACCTAGAACAGGTGTACAATGTTCATAGGATAATTGGTTGAAGAGAATTTCAAACCTATTGGTTAATGGACCCAGTGGTGGGCAGAGAACTGTGTTTCAACTAGTTGTCAAAATATCACAATAGTTGTGAACATTGCCATCTACAGAGACACGCTGCTCATGGCTGAAAACCCTTCAACCTGCAATGAGCTTGTCCAGATACTCTTATCGCCAGAAATAAAACATTGGGCACGTTCGCCTCCTCACCGTCTGAGTCAATAGGAGAATAAATCACGTTCCTACTCCATATTGCCCTTAAAAGAGGAACAACTCATCACACGTGTTCCTATATCAAACGTCCTGCTGCACTCCCACAGAAGTTGTGAATCACGGACGGGAAGGCTGTCGTCCATCTTGGAAAACCTGTGTGAAACGGAGCGAAGTGTGGACGTTTCCTCTGATTTACAGGTTTAGCAATGAACTGCAGCTCGAGGAATGTATTGTTTTTGAGCAGTCAGGCTTACGGTGCTTACGAGTAGGTTTTATTATTCATTGTTGAGCCTCACTCCCATGAGTTTGGACTGCCAACGGAGTAATCCTCATCTGATGCATGTTGTTTGTGGTTGACCTGGCCTTCAAGAGATTAATTCACTTTTTTGTGGTTGTTAAAACTTCAAAAGAGGCTGTCAATGGAGAAAAAATCATGCTAGGGGATGTTTGTTTGCATCCTGTATTCTTTATATTATTAGTCATTGTcacaatacatgtatttaaagacAGATGCAGGTGTTTATCAGAGTTGCTCTCTCTGAAATGTGATAGTTtaaaacacagtttttattCATCTATGAGATCATTCACTTGACTGCCTCAATTCTGAatatttttccccttttccactCCTGCTTCTTTGTGTTGCTCAACATCTTCTTACTTATACTCTATTTTTGGCCTCTTCTTCCTTTattccctcctcttctttcccctcctttttgtcttcatcttcttacaccatctctccctcccgccaTGCT
Encoded proteins:
- the LOC130195901 gene encoding transmembrane protein 80-like isoform X1; the protein is MAARDTRLTSWRYVKPLAINKTFILCTATLKREPASPLLRRSASVLSSVTFQLLLNLTTWYFVFYFLFTLGLIIRKSLVLTYPTDALVCDVCLLFLLAGLEVLHLLSGVRGHLMENEGLLLTNLIVTGTTVLLTVYFLVWQTYVMRADVILSSVLLVLYGFDGVVAFSTLARLASDK
- the LOC130195901 gene encoding transmembrane protein 80-like isoform X2; the protein is MATPRAGRSASVLSSVTFQLLLNLTTWYFVFYFLFTLGLIIRKSLVLTYPTDALVCDVCLLFLLAGLEVLHLLSGVRGHLMENEGLLLTNLIVTGTTVLLTVYFLVWQTYVMRADVILSSVLLVLYGFDGVVAFSTLARLASDK